In a genomic window of Niallia taxi:
- a CDS encoding MEDS domain-containing protein, whose product MEKNQLMVIDNLKNLNEGHIIYFFEYIDAYIKNVIDFVIAGLEQNQYSIIIENDRISPLIQKGLKDLLSDTQLNKIKFVNNYDFYFAKGSFQCASIYDYLPRLIKGYSKQTFSVRSWAHVEWGDVLEVHENITNSEKEADIIVKENRLLSVCAYDSVRVNETTKNSLITHHNFLIHDYSS is encoded by the coding sequence TTGGAGAAAAACCAGCTTATGGTCATAGATAATCTTAAAAATCTGAACGAAGGACATATAATCTATTTTTTCGAATATATAGATGCATACATTAAAAATGTTATCGACTTTGTAATCGCCGGCTTAGAACAAAATCAATATTCTATCATCATAGAAAATGATCGGATTAGTCCACTTATTCAAAAAGGCCTTAAAGATTTATTAAGTGATACACAATTAAATAAAATAAAATTCGTCAATAACTACGACTTTTATTTCGCTAAGGGCAGTTTCCAATGTGCATCCATATACGATTATCTTCCAAGGTTAATAAAAGGATATTCAAAACAGACATTTTCTGTACGAAGCTGGGCACATGTTGAATGGGGCGATGTATTGGAAGTCCATGAAAATATAACTAATTCAGAAAAAGAGGCTGACATCATTGTTAAAGAAAATAGACTCCTTTCCGTTTGTGCTTATGATTCTGTTAGAGTTAATGAGACAACTAAGAATAGTCTTATAACTCACCACAATTTTCTTATCCATGATTACTCAAGCTAA
- a CDS encoding cation diffusion facilitator family transporter, giving the protein MEEQKFKDLKLGERGAIISIIAYIFLSIIKVTVGYLTDSAALRADGLNNTTDIIASLAVLIGLKLSQRPADKDHKYGHWKSEAISSMVASFIMMVVGIEVLFGSITSLSNGNSESPDVTAAIVGIFSAVIMYGVYRYNKSLALKIKSSAVMSAAKDNISDAWVSIGTAIGILGSQLNMPWLDSVTALIVGLLICKTAWDIFRNASHELSDGFDENKLDEYKQEIISIDGIKGIKEMKGRSYGNNEVIDVEILVNSTLDVKKAHDIADKVEAVLNQKYGVYQVHVHIEPH; this is encoded by the coding sequence ATGGAGGAACAGAAATTCAAGGATTTAAAACTTGGAGAGCGTGGAGCAATTATTAGCATTATTGCTTACATCTTTTTATCTATTATAAAAGTTACAGTTGGTTATCTGACAGATTCTGCGGCATTACGAGCAGATGGTTTGAATAATACAACAGATATAATTGCTTCACTTGCAGTATTAATTGGCTTAAAGCTTTCGCAAAGACCAGCAGATAAAGACCATAAATACGGTCATTGGAAAAGTGAAGCCATTTCCTCGATGGTTGCTTCTTTTATCATGATGGTTGTTGGGATTGAGGTTTTATTTGGTTCCATTACTTCTTTATCAAATGGGAATAGTGAATCGCCTGACGTTACTGCGGCTATTGTTGGTATATTTTCTGCTGTCATTATGTATGGTGTCTATCGGTATAATAAATCACTTGCGCTTAAAATTAAGAGCAGTGCAGTTATGTCGGCAGCGAAAGATAATATTTCTGATGCTTGGGTAAGTATCGGAACTGCGATAGGAATATTAGGGTCACAGCTTAATATGCCTTGGCTTGACAGTGTAACGGCCCTTATAGTCGGTTTGTTAATTTGCAAGACAGCATGGGATATTTTCAGAAATGCTTCACATGAGCTATCAGATGGATTTGATGAAAATAAATTGGACGAGTATAAGCAAGAAATTATCAGCATAGACGGAATTAAAGGGATTAAAGAAATGAAAGGGAGAAGCTATGGGAATAATGAAGTTATTGATGTTGAAATACTGGTAAACTCAACATTAGATGTAAAAAAAGCGCATGATATTGCAGACAAAGTAGAAGCTGTTTTAAACCAAAAATATGGCGTGTATCAAGTGCATGTTCATATTGAACCACATTAA
- a CDS encoding MurR/RpiR family transcriptional regulator produces the protein MLINKMKFMYNLTSQEQYIVNYILKNPSIVFDSTANELAKLTFTSSSTIVRLCKKLGTKGYPDFQLKLALEYKEEDQTKQTSISYPKNSMVSGLEIIPEIYEQSFVETRKLINENSLGNIVEILAKAKRIDIYGVDLNYFVAQQASAKWNEVGVMAVAFNSANEHYLTNLTNSDTTVSFVISHTGRNKAMIDIAKKLRKNDMTVIAVTGSRDSLLAKICNETILTYMKDEHFKLSKIYRMMSSLFIFDVLYMSSLKSKPEE, from the coding sequence ATGCTTATTAACAAGATGAAATTTATGTACAATTTAACTTCACAGGAGCAGTATATTGTCAATTATATACTTAAAAATCCTTCCATCGTTTTTGATTCAACTGCAAATGAGCTTGCTAAATTAACCTTTACAAGTTCATCAACAATCGTTAGGCTATGTAAAAAGTTAGGAACAAAGGGTTATCCTGACTTTCAGCTGAAGCTCGCTCTTGAATATAAAGAAGAGGATCAAACAAAACAAACAAGCATTAGTTATCCAAAAAACAGCATGGTGAGTGGATTGGAAATCATTCCTGAAATATATGAACAATCATTCGTTGAAACAAGAAAGCTAATTAATGAAAATAGCTTGGGTAATATTGTTGAAATTCTTGCGAAAGCAAAACGAATAGATATTTACGGAGTGGATTTAAATTATTTTGTAGCACAGCAAGCTAGCGCTAAATGGAATGAAGTTGGAGTTATGGCTGTAGCCTTTAATAGTGCGAACGAGCATTACTTAACAAACTTAACAAATAGCGATACGACTGTTTCCTTTGTTATTTCCCATACTGGCAGGAATAAAGCGATGATAGATATCGCAAAGAAGCTAAGAAAAAATGATATGACTGTAATAGCAGTCACTGGAAGTCGTGATAGTTTACTTGCTAAAATATGCAATGAAACCATATTAACGTATATGAAAGATGAACATTTTAAGCTTTCAAAAATATATAGAATGATGTCTTCGCTTTTTATCTTTGATGTGTTATATATGAGTTCCTTGAAAAGCAAGCCTGAGGAGTAA